CCTGGTGATCAGGGCTAACGGCAATCAGGCCGATTGTTGCCAAATCATTGTTGGTTTTATAGGTCACAAAACCCGTAATGTCGTTTCCCTCAACATACACCAGAACATCATCTGCGATTGTTTTTGAAATAGAATTGTCAATCCACTTCTGGTATAGTTCACGGAATTTTTCAACAGTAAAATGTGTGTCTAAAAAGAAACGGCTGAATTTCCCGCTTTCATAAGCCAGATCGTAGATTTCTTGCTTATCATATGGGATTTGGTCAATAGAAACAATAGGATTTGCTTCGTGATTGCCCTCGACAAGTGCTTTAGAAAAAACCAGCTTCACTTCTGAAAATCCGTTTTCAAATCCTTCAATCTGGGCATCAAAATCGTTGTTTGCCTTTACATACAACAAGTCATAGTCCGGTGTGGAGGTTAATTTTTCTTCATAAAAAGCCTCGCCAATCCTTAATCCGAAAAAATCGCTGTCCCAATCCAATCGCTTTATCATATGATTTCGTCGATAATATATACAGGCCTGTTTTTAGTCTGGTCGAATATCTTTCCGACATAAATCCCTACGACGCCGATCGTTGTTATGATAATGCCGGATAAAAACCATATTGAAACCATGATCGAGGTAAATCCGAGCACTTCGATTTCATGATGCATCGCCTGATAAATATAATAAATCCCGACGCAAAATGACAGCAGGGAAATGATCATTCCGAATTTCACAAAAAGCTTCAACGGTTTATTCGAGAACGAAATTATGGTATTGAAAGCCAGGCTCACCAATTTCGAAAAACTATAACTTGTCGTTCCCGAATCCCTTGGTGCATGTTCCACAATGATGGATGTAGATTTGTATCCGACAAAAGCTATGAATAATGGGAAAAACTTGATGTAATCGGATACCTCCAGCACTGACTTAATGACTTGCTTATGGTAAATCCCATAATTTGCTATTTCATTATCGTACTTTGTATCTGTAAAGTAACCGTAAACTTTAGAGAAAATCTTCGATGAAAGCTTTTTCAGGAAACTGTCTTCCCTGTTTTTCCTTCTTGCCTGCACGACTTCGAAACCTTCCTGTGCCTTGTTGTAGAGTTTTACGATTTCTTTCGGCTGGTCTTGTAAATCACAATCCATGACGACAGTCCACTCCCCTTTCGCCTGGCTTAATCCTGCCATAATTGCGGGATGCTGCCCGAAATTCCGACTGAGCCGGACACTTTTCACGTGGGGTTTTTTTGAAGACAGGACTTTCATGATTTCCCATGAATTGTCTTTGCTTCTGTCATCAACGAGAATTATTTCATAATCAACATCGAGGGTAAGCATGGCCTTTTCGATTTCAGCGACCAATTTGTCTAAAAAACCCTCCGCTTTATAAATCGGGCTTACAATCGATATTTCAGGATTACTCTTCACTATTTATTTTTTAAGCTCGTTTCCCAATTACTGATTTCAATTCCAAACGTTTTCTTTATTTTACTTTTATCCAGAACACTAAAATACGGACGCTTCGCCGGCGTTGGATAATGTGTTGTCGGAATTGGCTGTAAATCTATTTTAATTTTATTGATTTCAAATATTTTATTTGCAAAATCATACCATGAACACTGTCCTTCATTGCTGAAATTGTAAATCCCGAAAGTATTTTTCCCACTCCTTATCATTGTTATCAAAGCCTCGGCTAAATCCAAAGCGTTTGTAGGTGTTCCGAATTGATCGTTAACCACCGATAAACTCGTTTTTTCTGAAGCAAGCCTTAACATTGTTTTCCTGAAATTATTGCCAAAATCAGAATAAACCCAGGAGGTCCTGACAATGAAATGCTTATCCCAAATCGCAGCAATGGCTTTTTCACCTTCTAATTTTGTCTTACCGTAAACACCCGTTGGATTGGGCAGGTCTTCTTCGGTGTAAGGTTTGTCTGCATTTCCGTCGAAAACAAAATCTGTGGAAATATGTATAAGCAATGTCCCGAATTCCCTGCAAACCTTCGCCAGGTTTTCAGGACCTGTCACGTTTACGGCAAATGCTTTCGCCGGTTCGCTTTCGGCCTTATCAACTGCTGTATACGCCGCAGCGTTGATGCAATATGAAGGTTTTACAGCAGAAAAAACTGTTTCGCATTGTGCTAAGTCTGTGATATCAAGTTCAGACGAGCTATAAAAATGGAAAATGATCTGTGGATGGTTTGCTGCTATTTTCTGCAATGACTGCCCCAATTGTCCAGAAGAACCGGTTACTAAAACTACCATATTTTTCTTGCGTTGGCGAGATTGTCGAGAAATTGGTCTTTTTCAGAGATGATCAGGTTGGCTGGATTGAATTGCCAGTCGATATTAATGTCAGGATCATTATACATAATGCCGCCTTCGGATTCTTTGTTGTAAAAATTATCGCATTTATAAAAAAAAGTAGCCGTCTCGCTAAGCACCAGAAATCCATGTGCAAAGCCCCTTGGAACAAAGAACTGGCGTTGATTTTCAGCCGAAAGTATGACATCGGCATGTTTTCCGAAAGTTGGTGACCCGGGTCGGAGATCCACAGCTACATCCAGTACCTCTCCCTGCAATACCCTGACGAGCTTTGCCTGTACATGATCGCCGGTCTGGTAATGCAGTCCCCTGAGTACCCCTTTCGACGAAAATGATTGATTGTCCTGGACAAAGTGAGTATCCGTACCGGTTTTTTCGCGGAAAATCCTTTCATTGAAACTTTCCATGAAATAACCTCTTCCGTCATAAATCAGTTTCGGCTCGATGATAAAACAGCCTTCGAGTTCCGTTTCGATGAAGTTCATTAGGTTAAATTATATCTAGTAAATGTTTGCCGTATCCGCTTTTAAGCAACGGTTCTGCCACTTTACGCAGTTGTTCTTCGCCTATAAAACCCATTTTATAAGCCGCTTCCTCAATGGAACCG
This genomic stretch from Flavobacterium pallidum harbors:
- a CDS encoding GNAT family N-acetyltransferase — protein: MIKRLDWDSDFFGLRIGEAFYEEKLTSTPDYDLLYVKANNDFDAQIEGFENGFSEVKLVFSKALVEGNHEANPIVSIDQIPYDKQEIYDLAYESGKFSRFFLDTHFTVEKFRELYQKWIDNSISKTIADDVLVYVEGNDITGFVTYKTNNDLATIGLIAVSPDHQGKGIGGKLLQFLEGSLWKKNIRKLQIPTQENNLAACNFYKKQGYGISERTFIKHYWSVKLI
- a CDS encoding glycosyltransferase family 2 protein, yielding MKSNPEISIVSPIYKAEGFLDKLVAEIEKAMLTLDVDYEIILVDDRSKDNSWEIMKVLSSKKPHVKSVRLSRNFGQHPAIMAGLSQAKGEWTVVMDCDLQDQPKEIVKLYNKAQEGFEVVQARRKNREDSFLKKLSSKIFSKVYGYFTDTKYDNEIANYGIYHKQVIKSVLEVSDYIKFFPLFIAFVGYKSTSIIVEHAPRDSGTTSYSFSKLVSLAFNTIISFSNKPLKLFVKFGMIISLLSFCVGIYYIYQAMHHEIEVLGFTSIMVSIWFLSGIIITTIGVVGIYVGKIFDQTKNRPVYIIDEII
- the rfbD gene encoding dTDP-4-dehydrorhamnose reductase yields the protein MVVLVTGSSGQLGQSLQKIAANHPQIIFHFYSSSELDITDLAQCETVFSAVKPSYCINAAAYTAVDKAESEPAKAFAVNVTGPENLAKVCREFGTLLIHISTDFVFDGNADKPYTEEDLPNPTGVYGKTKLEGEKAIAAIWDKHFIVRTSWVYSDFGNNFRKTMLRLASEKTSLSVVNDQFGTPTNALDLAEALITMIRSGKNTFGIYNFSNEGQCSWYDFANKIFEINKIKIDLQPIPTTHYPTPAKRPYFSVLDKSKIKKTFGIEISNWETSLKNK
- the rfbC gene encoding dTDP-4-dehydrorhamnose 3,5-epimerase, giving the protein MNFIETELEGCFIIEPKLIYDGRGYFMESFNERIFREKTGTDTHFVQDNQSFSSKGVLRGLHYQTGDHVQAKLVRVLQGEVLDVAVDLRPGSPTFGKHADVILSAENQRQFFVPRGFAHGFLVLSETATFFYKCDNFYNKESEGGIMYNDPDINIDWQFNPANLIISEKDQFLDNLANARKIW